The genomic segment gattctgtgggctagttcctctccccctttcttgaagaactcatttataatgtcgtctggccctgctgctttccttgtctttaatctgtttatggtcgccaatacttcgctgtatgagggaggctctgattgttcttcattcctattttctgtttgttcttcattttctgcattttcagcctcgtctttctttttaaacagttctctatagtgtgtttcccattccatttttccaatatttgccggTATCTCTTTTTTTCTCTGTGATTTTATGTAATTGTATAGTCTTGCATTGTCATTACTATTGGCTTCGAGTCCCTGCAGTAATTCTTctatccatttcttcttttttgttttgcagcatttatctgactctttcttcttctctttatagtGTAGGAGATCTTCTTGTTTCCCTGTGGCCACCCACCTGTGTCTTGCGAACTTTGCCACCTTTGTCCTTGTCTTTACTAGCTTGCTCGCATTCTTCATCGTAccaatcctttcttttattgtcttccatTAGTCCTATCGTCTCCTCTGCTGTTGTTAAAATACTATCTTTTATGTCTTCCCATGTTTTATCTATGTTTGATGGTTTTAGGACTagtagtttttcttctaatttagtgcagaattttctgtttgcattatctgtatttagtttcgaccgattccacctctttcttttctttctgtcgtttttatctttaagtatcttCAATTTCATGTCGCCTATCACCAAAATGTGATCCGAATCAGCATTGGCTCCCCTGTATGACCTTACATTCTGTAcaattgttctccatttttttgagattaggatgtggtctatttggtttccaTCTGTTGTTCCAGGTATTAGCCACGTTACTTTGTGCTCTTTTTTGTGCTTGAATTGAGTGCTAATAATAAAAGTATTGGTTGCTGCTGCTAGATTACATATTCTCCTGCCATTGTTATTCGTATTTTGATGGATCGTTTCTTTTCCTGCGATTTCTCTGTTCGTGTCTTCTTTCCCTATctttgcgttgaagtctcctagcAGGATTAGTATGTcgttctttggtatttcttcgtacaattcttcaagtttctcatagaattcattcttttcttttTCAGGAGCATTCTCAGTAGGGGCATATATGTTGACAAATGTTAAATTTGCttgtttatttttcattctaATATATGATATTCTTCCATCAACCGCTTTAAAGTTAATAATCTTGTCTCTTACGCTATTACTAACTAGAAAGGCAGTTCCATTGCGCCCCTGTTTGCTTTCTCCTGCGTAGTacattgtgtaatttcttctaGCAATCATCCCTTCTCCTGCCCACCTTATTTCTTGTAGCGCTAGTATTCCCATCTTGTATTTTATCATTTCTTTTGCCAACTCCTCCATTTTGCCTGGTCTTAGAAGTGTTTTGATATTCCACGTTCCTattcttatttttctatttttgttttttgctttattttgttttgttttgtttttgcgtCTTTTCTTACAAAACAGTTTCATGTCCGTATTCATTGCCAACTCCGTTATACTGTCGCCgtcttttgttatattttttgttagttttttgacGCCATTTTCATCAATTTTCCTCTTGGATCTATATTATCAGATATGGGAGATCTGTCGTTTATTGTCCTAGCGTTACCTTTCTTCTCTTCAGGTTTCTTCCAATAATTTACATCTATGCCTTCTAGTTGCTCCAGTGAGAACGGTTCACCATTTATccataatttattgtattttattgcgGCTGTGTGTCCTTCCTGGCGTACCATTTTCATGAGCTGAAGAAGATGCTTCCTTTCTTGTAGTATTTTCTTCGGGAAGTCCTCattgatatatattttagttCCTCTTAGGTTTTTGGCAGCCTTCAGAATTTCCATTCTCGTAGCTtcctttttcatttctaatatgaTGGGTCTGGGTACATTTTGGGGATCACCTTGTCTGCCTATTCTTCTCATCTCTACCAGTTCTTCATCTAGGTTTGTTTGCACGCCGATTTTTTTCATTATCCCCTTTATCTTATTTATCGTCTCTTGTTCGCTTTCTGTTTGGTTTTCTTCGACCCCCTGTATTACTATGTTTTTTCTTCTAGCTTGTCTTTCCAGTATTTCGATTCTAACTTCTTGTTCTGTGATTTTAGTTCTCATTGCTTTGTTATCTGCCTTCAACTGTtcgttttctttatttaatttatccaGGTCTATTTGCATTTTATCTATTTTGCTTTCGATTCTTACATTTCTTTCGTCGATTTTCTCTAATTTTGCTAGTATCTGCTCCATTGTACCGCGGTAAGGGTGTCTGCCCAATCGACTTGTCGGAGCTTCAACCCTTCTCAGCACTTTAGAGTTATACTCAGATTTGGATTTTCGTAATAATGATTCGGCTTTAATGCAGAAATTTTTCAATAGCCGGCAACGTCGCTTTTATTTCAGACAGCACTTCAGCTCTGATCGGGAtgtttcttatatatatatatatatatatatatatatatatatatatatatatatatatatatatatatatatatatatatatatatatatatatatatatagaaaagaaatttaatctttgcagataagttaaatagtaaactattaaatattggggaaatctgcaagaaagactctaatgagtatcaattgtttcgccgaacgttttcgccaaaaagaattaatttggcttcttcagggctgaaagagaatacattataattagctaccatatattatctattaaaaacattattgatcttgaTGATCTTATCTTATTAAATCAAACAGAAatcaaaaataagattaaaaataaaagcagaCATTGTGTTGTAATAGTCTAGTGTAATAGCATAGGTATTGTTTTATTAGTGTATTCCAATATTTAGATTGCATTTCGTATTCTACACATACACCACAACACTTTTACTCTGAAGATCTTGTTAGAATACGTTTTATACAAAAGAAGTTTCGCAATAACCTCAAACACAAATGGTTGTCTTTGTCTCTTATATCCGTAAAAAATTATAACATATATCTGACTCCAGCTCGGCTTAGTCGATTCGATGATTTTGTTGCTGGTCACGTTTTGAACTAACCGTTCCGTTATTCCAAGTCTTTCAATGTTTTCAGAAAGAAAAATACAAGATTTTTCTTATATAAACGACATTTTTCTTTCTACTTGTAGGTGCAGGAGccagtttattaaaaatatggtTGGTGCGATTTTAACGCTATTGGAAGTAAGCGATACTAGACACGAAACTAGTTTTTGTCACCGAGCTTAAGTTCTAGAAATAAATGTTCGATATATGTTTCGTTGTTCCTAATAAAGTAGAAAGTTGAGATTTCAGATATTGGAAAATAGTTAGGAAAAAGAAAACTTGATTTGATAGTTTTGTATAAAATAACTTATTTAGTTAGTACAGGTAGATTGCGGTAGAAATTTCAAGTAATTGGCCATTATTTCTACCTCTATTTTCAAGGATAGCACATTCAAGTTTGTGAATTCTAACAATCATAGTTTTCGACGATATATTATGTCGTTCTATACTTCTTGATCAGCACTGTTACAACTCATTATGAGTCACAGATTTCTTTAGAAGAATTTTAGATCCTTCTGTATGTCTAACAACTCTTCTCCATTTTTTAACTCTGATAGATTTTATGCCATTTTCCAAGATGTCCAGATGTTATCTAGGTTTTAGTCTTGCGCTGACTCGTCGGCCCTTAGGTCCTCTTCGTTCAAAAAGATTTGTGACTGTCGAATTACCCTTACCCCTTGGGGTTATGAAAAATAAATTACGACCTATTCTTAGACCTAGAAAATacacatataaaattttttaaagctCGGTCAAGTCATTTCGGTGGAGTATTTGATTTTAccattttgattttctttttgaaGCCAATTTCAATCAATGTTAGAGAAAGAACTTGATCATCACAGTTCCTTCCTGGCATAAATCTAGCTTGTTCTATGGAAATTTGTTTACAACAGATTGTAAAAGCATCGCGTAGATTATTCTCTCAAAAATCTTATAGTAGACACTTAAaatggcgaatgttctgtaactCTCCGGTAGTGAAGTGTTTTTGCTTAGCTTTTAGATTGCAATAACTTtgctttgtttaaatattttaggGAGCTTGTCTGTTTTAATTATCTGGTTAAAGAAATCTAGGAGCCACTTTCGACTGTTTGGACCAATGTGTTTTATGAATTCTAAGAAATATTTGTCAGATCCTTCAGCTTTGTGACACTTAATTAAGTCTAGTGCGTTAAATTAGTTCCTCGGTATCTATTTGTCGCATGATTGGCAGGTTTTGCTGATGTGCAGTTTTAATCTTTTTAAGCTGATACCGTACTTGTCTTTTATGAACTATTTTTAAGGCTGGTTTGGTGATTTGGGCACTGCAAATCGCTATATCTTCTGAATTTGATGATAAAGAGTTAGTTGTCGGTATGTTTTTAGTTTTGTGAGTAAGTTCCAAGCAGTGCGACTGCTATGAGTAAAAGTAAGGTTTTCGAGAGTTTCCCTCCACCTGGTTCTTGCAGAATACAGATACTGTGGAAGTTGTTTACCTACGTCTGGGTCACTGATTTGCTCATAATAGTCATATAGGTCTTTACATTTTTTAGTGTAGCATGAAATGTAGGATTTAGTTGGCCACGTAGGATGTGTTTTTAGTAAAGCTAATTATAAGTTTGATAAATCTTTCGTATTTAGTTGTCTACCTTAGGCTCAATAAGTTCGATATCGTTTTCAAATTGGGCTTTATAATTATCCTAGTTTGTCTTACCAAAGTTCCATCTAGGTAGAGAAATTAAGTTTATAATGGGAGTAGTAATGCTCATACTTTTTATTACCTGCTTATGCTGCAATTCTGAAAAACTATCAAGAACTTCTCTGGTAGCACAGTCGTCTTTAATGTATGGAAATGTTAGATCTAGGTCGTAGCCTTCTATCTATCTAGGAAAAAAGATAAGCTTCTGTTTTGCATCGTGTAAAAGCACAACATGCTGGAGCTCCGCCCATTTA from the Diabrotica undecimpunctata isolate CICGRU chromosome 1, icDiaUnde3, whole genome shotgun sequence genome contains:
- the LOC140434541 gene encoding uncharacterized protein, with the protein product MEQILAKLEKIDERNVRIESKIDKMQIDLDKLNKENEQLKADNKAMRTKITEQEVRIEILERQARRKNIVIQGVEENQTESEQETINKIKGIMKKIGVQTNLDEELVEMRRIGRQGDPQNVPRPIILEMKKEATRMEILKAAKNLRGTKIYINEDFPKKILQERKHLLQLMKMVRQEGHTAAIKYNKLWINGEPFSLEQLEGIDVNYWKKPEEKKGNARTINDRSPISDNIDPRGKLMKMASKN